A region of Rhodamnia argentea isolate NSW1041297 chromosome 9, ASM2092103v1, whole genome shotgun sequence DNA encodes the following proteins:
- the LOC115737026 gene encoding 60S ribosomal protein L24-like isoform X1 has translation MCTMLTDQYLCGFITWVDIALAAVLTSLTELCRFSGAKIYPGKGIRFIRSDSQVFLFANSKCKRYFHNRLKPLKLTWTAMYRKQHKKDIAAEAVKKKRRATRKPYSRSIVGATLEVIQKKRTEKPEVRDAAREAALREVKERIKKTKDEKKAKKAETMAKSSKTQSKGNMPKGAAPKGPKLGGGGGKR, from the exons ATGTGTACAATGTTGACAGATCAATACTTGTGCGGCTTTATTACATGGGTGGATATTGCATTAGCGGCTGTTCTCACTTCTCT GACTGAACTCTGCCGCTTTAGCGGTGCCAAGATTTACCCCGGCAAGGGAATCAGATTCATTCGCTCGGATTCCCAG GTTTTCCTGTTTGCCAATTCTAAATGCAAGAGGTACTTCCACAACCGCCTGAAGCCTTTGAAGCTTACATGGACAGCCATGTACAGGAAGCAACATAAGAAG GATATCGCTGCCGAGGCTGTGAAGAAGAAGCGCCGAGCCACTAGGAAGCCTTACTCGAGGTCCATTGTCGGTGCCACCTTGGAAGTTATTCAGAAGAAAAGGACTGAGAAGCCAGAAGTCCGTGATGCTGCACGTGAGGCTGCTCTCAG GGAAGTCAAGGAAAGGATCAAGAAGACAAAGGATGAGAAGAAGGCAAAGAAAGCTGAGACGATGGCCAAGTCTTCAAAGACCCAATCCAAGGGGAACATGCCTAAGGGTGCTGCACCGAAGGGCCCCAAGCTCGGAGGTGGCGGTGGGAAACGATAA
- the LOC115737026 gene encoding 60S ribosomal protein L24-like isoform X2, whose protein sequence is MVLKTELCRFSGAKIYPGKGIRFIRSDSQVFLFANSKCKRYFHNRLKPLKLTWTAMYRKQHKKDIAAEAVKKKRRATRKPYSRSIVGATLEVIQKKRTEKPEVRDAAREAALREVKERIKKTKDEKKAKKAETMAKSSKTQSKGNMPKGAAPKGPKLGGGGGKR, encoded by the exons GACTGAACTCTGCCGCTTTAGCGGTGCCAAGATTTACCCCGGCAAGGGAATCAGATTCATTCGCTCGGATTCCCAG GTTTTCCTGTTTGCCAATTCTAAATGCAAGAGGTACTTCCACAACCGCCTGAAGCCTTTGAAGCTTACATGGACAGCCATGTACAGGAAGCAACATAAGAAG GATATCGCTGCCGAGGCTGTGAAGAAGAAGCGCCGAGCCACTAGGAAGCCTTACTCGAGGTCCATTGTCGGTGCCACCTTGGAAGTTATTCAGAAGAAAAGGACTGAGAAGCCAGAAGTCCGTGATGCTGCACGTGAGGCTGCTCTCAG GGAAGTCAAGGAAAGGATCAAGAAGACAAAGGATGAGAAGAAGGCAAAGAAAGCTGAGACGATGGCCAAGTCTTCAAAGACCCAATCCAAGGGGAACATGCCTAAGGGTGCTGCACCGAAGGGCCCCAAGCTCGGAGGTGGCGGTGGGAAACGATAA
- the LOC115737027 gene encoding RHOMBOID-like protein 2, producing MSNSNRDLELGAEKKRPWKADNHYYAAATTYVEEDGEWTPWLIPMFILASVVLFVAVMYVNDCPEKSLRTYGGCVAKFLGRISFQPLKENPLFGPSSSTLDRMGALDWNKIVHQKQGWRLITCMWLHAGVIHLLANMLCLAFVGICLEQQFGFVRVATIYLLSGFGGSILSSLFIQSRISVGASGALFGLVGAMVSELITNWTIYTNKAAALFMLIIIIALNLGLGVLPHVDNFAHIGGLLTGFLLGFILLVRPQFGWVDRQYLGAEAHAKKSKHKAYQYLLWLLALVLLIIGFIIGLVMLFKGESANDHCSWCHYLSCVPTSKWHCGNR from the exons atgTCGAACTCGAACCGAGATCTCGAGCTAGGAGCTGAAAAGAAGAGACCCTGGAAAGCCGACAACCATTACTACGCCGCGGCGACCACCTATGTGGAGGAGGATGGCGAGTGGACCCCGTGGCTGATCCCCATGTTCATCTTGGCCAGCGTCGTGCTCTTCGTCGCCGTCATGTACGTCAACGACTGCCCCGAGAAGAGCTTGCGCACCTACGGCGGCTGTGTCGCCAAGTTCCTGGGCCGGATCTCGTTCCAGCCTCTCAAAGAGAATCCTCTCTTCGGTCCCTCTTCTTCTAC ATTGGACAGGATGGGGGCTCTGGACTGGAACAAGATAGTGCACCAGAAACAAGGTTGGAGACTGATCACTTGTATGTGGTTGCACGCCGGCGTCATTCATCTGCTTGCCAACATGTTGTGCTTGGCCTTCGTTGGCATCTGCCTCGAGCAGCAATTCGGCTTCG TGCGGGTGGCGACGATCTACCTATTGTCTGGATTTGGCGGAAGCATTCTTTCTTCGCTTTTCATTCAGAGCCGAATATCAGTCGGTGCTTCCGGTGCTCTCTTCGGCCTCGTAGGAGCCATGGTTTCCGAGCTCATCACTAACTGGACCATCTACACCAACAAG GCTGCAGCTCTTTTCATGCTGATCATCATAATAGCGCTCAATTTAGGACTCGGAGTCCTTCCTCACGTAGACAACTTTGCCCACATCGGCGGGCTATTGACGGGCTTCCTTCTCGGCTTCATCCTCCTCGTTCGCCCCCAGTTCGGGTGGGTGGATCGTCAGTACCTTGGAGCTGAGGCTCATGCCAAGAAGTCGAAGCACAAGGCTTACCAGTACTTGCTGTGGCTTCTTGCCCTTGTTCTATTGATCATCGG ATTCATAATCGGGCTGGTGATGCTGTTTAAAGGAGAGTCCGCGAATGATCATTGCAGTTGGTGCCATTACCTGAGCTGCGTGCCGACGTCAAAATGGCACTGCGGGAACCGATGA
- the LOC115737024 gene encoding protein HAPLESS 2: protein MAIKLAGAATLLVFLLLHRLSGSTVSGVEILSKSKLDKCQKTSASDDNLNCTKKIVLDLAVPSGSSGGDASLVAEVVEVEENSTSKMQTLRIPPVLTVNKSAAYALYELTYIRDVPYKPQEYFVKTRKCEPDADSKVVKICERLRDADGHIIEHTQPICCPCGPQRRVPSSCGNVFDKMLKGKANTAHCLRFPGDWFHVFGIGQRSIGFSVRIEVKTGTKISEVVVGPENRSAISGDNFLRVNLIGDFVGYTNIPSFEDFYLVIPRQSGPGQPQNLGTNFSMWMLLERVRFTLDGIECNKIGITYEAFNGQPNFCASPFGSCLHNQLWNFWDADQNRVGRNQLPLYGVEGRFERINQHPNAGSHSFSIGVTEVLNTNLLIELRADDIEYVYQRSPGKILSVTVPTFEALTQFGVATITTKNTGELEASYSLTFDCNSGVTLTEEQFFIMKPSEILTRSFKLYPTTDQAAKYVCAAILKDSDFTEVDRAECQFSTTATVLDNGSQITPFQLPKTGMSGFFDSIKGIWSKLWAGVIDFITGKSCRRECSGFFDFRCHIQYICMSWVLMFGLLLATIPTVLVLLWLLHQKGLFDALYDWWEDHFQDESQIIPGAQRHKIAAKHTHMHHRKHHNKEVTHPKHNPSHKRSVHHYHEHRHPNREPEYYYYLHHVHKDNFKHGHGKNLGIAREVALDRLEDDRTGHRKHRKERGSSGGSSEVRQHADNRHHEHNRYSHGLQELTWLSRHLKRRE, encoded by the exons ATGGCGATCAAACTCGCCGGAGCGGCCACATTGCTcgtgttcctcctcctccaccgcctGAGCGGGTCGACGGTGTCCGGAGTGGAGATCCTCTCCAAATCGAAGCTCGACAAGTGCCAGAAGACCTCCGCCTCCGACGACAACCTCAACTGCACTAAGAAGATCGTGCTGGACTTGGCCGTTCCCAGTGGTTCC AGTGGAGGGGACGCCTCGCTCGTTGCAGAAGTAGTAGAGGTCGAAGAGAACTCGACAAGCAAGATGCAAACTTTGCGAATCCCCCCTGTGCTGACGGTCAACAAGTCTGCCGCATATGCTCTCTACGAGCTTACGTATATAAGG GATGTTCCATACAAACCACAAGAATATTTTGTGAAGACACGCAAATGTGAGCCAGATGCCGATTCAAAAGTTGTCAAAATATGTGAGAG GTTGCGGGATGCCGATGGTCATATTATTGAGCATACTCAG CCAATCTGTTGCCCTTGCGGGCCCCAGCGGCGCGTTCCATCATCGTGCGGAAATGTCT TTGACAAAATGCTTAAAGGAAAGGCTAATACTGCTCATTGCCTCAGATTTCCCGGTGACTG GTTCCATGTTTTTGGTATTGGACAACGATCAATAGGATTCAGTGTCCGAATTGAAGTGAAAACAGGAACAAAAATTTCG GAGGTAGTTGTAGGTCCCGAAAACAGAAGTGCTATATCCGGCGATAACTTTTTAAGGGTGAACCTCATTGGAGATTTTGTTGGGTACACAAATATTCCGTCATTTGAGGACTTTTACCTGGTCATTCCAAGGCAG AGTGGACCTGGTCAGCCTCAGAATTTAGGGACAAATTTTTCTATGTGGATGCTGCTTGAGAGGGTCAGATTTACCTTGGATGGCATTGAATGCAACAAGATCGGCATCACTTATGAGGCTTTCAATGGACAACCAAATTTTTGCGCCTCACCTTTTGGAAGTTGCTTGCATAATCAACTGTGGAATTTCTGGGAT GCTGACCAAAATCGAGTCGGGAGGAATCAGCTGCCGCTGTATGGCGTTGAAGGAAGATTTGAAAGGATAAATCAGCATCCA AATGCAGGGAGTCATTCTTTCTCCATAGGAGTCACTGAAGTTCTCAACACAAACCTTTTGATAGAATTAAGAGCTGATGACATTGAATATGTGTATCAGAG GAGCCCTGGCAAAATTTTAAGTGTTACTGTTCCGACATTTGAAGCCTTGACTCAATTTGGAGTCGCTACAATCACAACAAAGAATACCGGTGAACTTGAAGCCTCATACAGCTTAACG TTTGATTGCAATAGTGGTGTCACCCTCACAGAG GAACAATTTTTCATCATGAAGCCAAGTGAAATTTTGACTAGGTCATTTAAGTTGTACCCGACAACAGATCAGGCAGCAAAATATGTATGTGCAG CTATTCTTAAGGATTCTGATTTCACTGAGGTTGATCGAGCAGaatgccaatttagtactaCAGCCACTGTCCTTGACAATGGATCCCAG ATTACACCTTTTCAATTACCAAAGACAGGTATGAGTGGGTTTTTTGATTCCATCAAGGGCATTTGGAGCAAATTATGGGCAGGTGTAATCGATTTCATCACTGGAAAAAGTTGCAG GAGGGAATGCTCAGGTTTTTTCGACTTCAGATGCCACATACAGTATATATGCATGAGCTGGGTCTTGATGTTTGGTCTACTGTTAGCGACGATTCCTACAG TTCTTGTGTTGCTCTGGCTGCTGCATCAAAAGGGACTCTTCGACGCCCTTTATGATTGGTGGGAAGATCATTTTCAAGATGAAAGTCAGATCATCCCAGGTGCTCAAAGACATAAAATTGCTGCTAAACATACCCATATGCACCATAGGAAGCACCATAACAAGGAGGTGACGCACCCCAAGCATAATCCTTCCCACAAACGAAGTGTCCATCACTATCATGAACACAGGCATCCAAATAGGGAGCCTGAGTATTATTACTATCTTCACCATGTTCACAAGGATAATTTCAAGCATGGTCATGGAAAGAATTTAGGTATTGCACGGGAGGTTGCTTTGGATAGGTTAGAGGATGACAGAACTGGACACAGAAAGCATAGAAAGGAAAGAGGGTCTTCTGGCGGATCCTCTGAAGTGAGACAACATGCAGACAACCGACATCATGAACACAATAGATATAGCCATGGTCTACAGGAACTGACATGGTTGAGCCGGCATCTCAAGAGAAGAGAATGA
- the LOC115737025 gene encoding cytochrome P450 87A3 — protein sequence MWLGHVGALAVVVGVVVCWIYRWRNPRCDGKLPPGSMGLPLLGETLQFFTPNTSHDISPFVKERMKKYGPIFRTSLVGRPVIVSTDPDLNYFVFQQEGHLFQSWYPDTFTEIFGQQNVGSLHGFMYKYLKNMVLNLFGPVSLQKMLPEVENTACRRLQQWSCQDMIEVKEETANMIFHLTAKKLISYDSESSSENLRKSFISFIRGLISFPLDIPGTAYHDCLQGRKKAMRKLKNLLQERRTMPKKQQNDFFDYVLEELQKEGTILTEAIALDLMFVLLFASFETTSLALTLAMKFLSDNPMALKRLTEEHEAIIRKREDADSALTWKEYKSMTFTFQVINETVRLANIVPGIFRKALRQIQFKGYTIPAGWAVMVCPPAVHLNPAKYEDPLTFNPWRWEGMEVHVASKQFMAFGGGMRFCVGTDFTKVQMAVFLHCLVTRYRWQAIKGGNTVRTPGLQFPDGFHIQIWEKELQKGKIHVHLDGQT from the exons ATGTGGCTCGGCCATGTCGGCGCTTTGGCTGTCGTCGTCGGCGTTGTCGTGTGCTGGATTTATCGGTGGAGGAATCCTAGGTGCGACGGGAAGCTTCCGCCAGGGTCAATGGGCTTGCCACTCCTGGGCGAGACCCTCCAGTTCTTCACCCCCAACACTTCTCATGATATCTCTCCGTTCGTTAAAGAGAGGATGAAGAA GTATGGACCAATATTCAGGACAAGTTTGGTGGGACGGCCAGTGATAGTATCAACGGATCCGGATCTCAATTACTTCGTCTTCCAACAAGAGGGACACTTGTTCCAGAGCTGGTACCCAGATACCTTCACggaaattttcggccaacaaAATGTGGGTTCGCTACACGGTTTCATGTACAAGTACCTCAAGAATATGGTGCTGAATCTCTTTGGCCCGGTAAGCCTCCAAAAGATGCTCCCGGAAGTTGAGAACACTGCATGCAGAAGGTTACAGCAGTGGTCCTGTCAGGACATGAttgaagtaaaagaagaaacagcaaAT ATGATATTCCATCTGACAGCAAAGAAGTTAATAAGCTATGATTCAGAGAGTTCTTCAGAAAATCTCAGGAAAAGCTTCATCTCATTTATACGAGGATTGATTTCCTTTCCGTTGGACATTCCCGGTACCGCCTATCATGACTGCTTACAG ggaaggaaaaaggcAATGAGGAAGCTGAAGAACTTGCTGCAAGAAAGAAGGACGATGCCCAAGAAAcaacaaaatgattttttcgattACGTGCTTGAAGAACTTCAAAAGGAGGGAACAATTCTAACGGAGGCAATTGCATTGGATTTGATGTTCGTGTTACTATTTGCCAGCTTTGAGACAACTTCACTTGCTCTGACACTAGCCATGAAGTTTCTTTCAGACAACCCCATGGCACTGAAGAGATTGACG GAAGAACACGAGGCCATTATAAGGAAAAGGGAAGACGCTGATTCTGCACTTACCTGGAAAGAGTACAAATCAATGACATTCACATTTCAG GTGATAAATGAAACTGTCAGGCTTGCAAATATAGTTCCAGGAATCTTCCGGAAAGCACTGAGACAGATTCAATTCAAAG GCTACACCATACCAGCAGGTTGGGCTGTTATGGTTTGTCCGCCAGCTGTACACTTAAATCCAGCAAAATATGAAGATCCTCTGACTTTTAATCCATGGAGATGGGAG GGGATGGAGGTACATGTTGCATCTAAACAATTTATGGCTTTTGGTGGCGGTATGAGGTTCTGTGTTGGGACCGACTTCACGAAGGTTCAGATGGCAGTGTTTCTCCATTGCCTAGTAACAAGATACAG GTGGCAAGCAATTAAAGGAGGCAATACTGTCCGAACTCCAGGTTTACAATTTCCAGATGGTTTTCATATTCAAATCTGGGAGAAAGAgttgcaaaaagggaaaattcatgTACATCTAGATGGCCAAACCTGA
- the LOC115730972 gene encoding scarecrow-like protein 28: MLAGCSSSTLLSPRHRLRSESSAVAQFQACHFQLPSMSTQRLDLPCSFSRKENSRPQSLRPVSLSVEKSSIEGTTTTCSLKQHIRLPPLATTSQGSIEARREVKGEFWERGKSLKRFADRSSVDESCVSRAKRKRHGNANEKPDYVCEGGENLSLGQLGGGSFWFQPSFNASPIPFSITCSPNEEERVRFVPSDIVSPPLPPSNSPWVESIVTKITDLGEKDVEVSHGPVKEDSGSSTSSESQSLALRLNENIPGHGAGNGSGNPYPHEGFSLEASEENHRGEHHGFELVSLLTACVEAIGSKNIAAINHFIAKLGDLASPRGFAISRVIAYYTEALALRVTRLWPHVFHITTPREVDRVDEDSGTALRLLNQVSPIPKFIHFTSNEILLRAFEGKDRVHIIDFDIKQGLQWPSLFQSLASRPNPPSHVRITGIGESKQDLVETGDRLAVFAGSFNLPFEFHPVVDRLEDVRLWMLHVKEGESVAVNCVCQLHKTLYDGSGGALRDFLRLIRSTNPVALLMAEQEAHHNTSSLEVRVINSLRYYSALFDSVHSTLPLESGARVKIEEMFAREIRNIVACEGSDRLERHQSFDDWRKLMEQGAFRCLGATERERIQSQMLLKMYDADEDFIVSERGQDQAALTLSWQDQPLYTVSAWAPADVAGSSSSPSQPN; encoded by the coding sequence ATGTTGGCTGGGTGCTCAAGTTCTACCTTGTTGTCACCAAGGCATCGATTAAGGAGTGAATCATCTGCAGTCGCACAGTTCCAAGCTTGCCATTTCCAGTTGCCTTCAATGAGCACCCAGAGATTGGACTTGCCATGTAGTTTTTCCAGGAAAGAGAACTCAAGACCTCAGTCCCTCAGGCCAGTCTCACTTTCCGTGGAGAAATCATCCATTGAAGGAACCACCACTACTTGTTCTCTCAAGCAGCACATCAGGCTGCCTCCATTGGCAACCACTTCTCAGGGATCAATTGAAGCTAGGAGGGAGGTCAAAGGGGAGTTCTGGGAGAGAGGGAAGAGCTTGAAGAGGTTCGCCGATCGCAGTTCCGTCGATGAGTCCTGTGTCAGCAGGGCTAAGAGGAAAAGGCATGGCAATGCGAATGAGAAACCTGATTATGTTTGTGAAGGGGGTGAGAACCTGAGCTTAGGCCAATTGGGCGGAGGCAGCTTCTGGTTCCAGCCAAGTTTCAATGCCTCTCCAATCCCTTTCTCCATCACGTGTTCCCCGAATGAAGAGGAAAGAGTTCGTTTCGTTCCGAGCGATATCGTCTCCCCCCCTTTGCCGCCGTCGAACAGTCCTTGGGTGGAATCCATCGTGACCAAGATCACAGACTTAGGCGAAAAGGATGTCGAGGTCAGCCACGGGCCGGTGAAAGAAGATTCGGGATCAAGCACTTCGTCAGAGAGTCAGAGCTTGGCGCTTAGGCTAAACGAAAACATACCGGGACACGGAGCAGGGAATGGTTCGGGGAACCCATATCCACATGAAGGTTTTAGTTTGGAAGCCAGCGAGGAGAATCACCGTGGAGAGCACCATGGATTTGAGCTTGTTAGCCTTCTTACGGCATGCGTAGAGGCGATTGGGTCCAAGAATATTGCAGCGATTAACCACTTCATTGCTAAGTTGGGGGATCTTGCCTCCCCGAGGGGATTCGCTATAAGTCGCGTGATCGCTTACTACACTGAGGCTTTAGCGCTACGAGTCACAAGGCTGTGGCCTCATGTTTTTCACATCACCACCCCTCGGGAAGTTGATCGGGTGGATGAGGACTCCGGTACGGCATTGCGGCTTTTGAACCAGGTTAGCCCTATCCCCAAGTTCATCCATTTCACATCGAATGAGATACTGTTGAGAGCATTTGAAGGGAAAGACAGGGTTCACATCATTGATTTCGACATCAAGCAAGGACTTCAGTGGCCTAGTTTGTTTCAGAGTTTAGCCTCTCGGCCCAATCCTCCTAGCCATGTAAGGATTACCGGCATAGGCGAGTCTAAGCAGGACCTAGTTGAAACAGGAGACCGACTGGCCGTATTTGCTGGTTCATTCAACCTTCCTTTTGAGTTTCACCCAGTTGTTGATCGGCTGGAAGACGTGAGGCTGTGGATGCTTCATGTAAAGGAGGGAGAGAGTGTCGCTGTGAACTGTGTATGCCAATTGCACAAGACGCTTTATGATGGCAGTGGAGGAGCACTCAGGGACTTTCTCAGATTGATACGAAGCACGAACCCGGTGGCTCTCCTAATGGCGGAGCAAGAAGCCCATCATAATACCAGCAGCTTGGAAGTGAGAGTCATCAATTCATTGAGATACTATTCGGCATTGTTTGACTCAGTTCATTCGACCCTTCCACTGGAGAGCGGGGCCAGGGTTAAGATAGAGGAGATGTTCGCCCGGGAAATCAGAAATATTGTTGCTTGTGAAGGAAGCGACAGATTGGAAAGGCACCAGAGTTTTGATGACTGGAGGAAATTGATGGAGCAAGGAGCATTCCGTTGCTTGGGAGCTaccgaaagagagagaattcaaaGCCAGATGCTGTTGAAGATGTACGACGCCGATGAGGATTTTATTGTCAGCGAGCGTGGGCAAGATCAAGCAGCACTTACTCTGAGTTGGCAGGATCAGCCTCTTTATACAGTCTCAGCCTGGGCACCTGCTGATGTTGCAGGCAGCTCATCCTCCCCTTCTCAGCCGAATTGA
- the LOC115730971 gene encoding probable (S)-N-methylcoclaurine 3'-hydroxylase isozyme 2 codes for MCRKLVALTDLTEGINNPLLPFYVSLFILLFIHNQFKARPQVKLPALPLPPGPRPWPILGNMMQLGEMPHVTLSELAKVYGPLISLKLGTQLVIVGSSPAVAKEILKEKDHLLSARYVPHVMPAERSKLSYISLGWSPECGIGWKYLRTICQTELFSRNAIESRALVREKKVMEMVELISSREGDVVNIGEVVFATVLNMLSNILVSKDFIEFKNGSVDGEMKNLVGQMMEVSAKPNISDLYPILSRLDLQGLQRKSKELTVKMNEMWTAIIEERRYRKGKEGDEAAAAQSDFLDILIENDFTDETINQLYMELFTAGTDTSSTTVEWAMAELIKNPESMDKVRGEVAKEISQDKPKESDLSKLKYTEACVKETLRLHPPAPLLLPHRAPRACSMMNYFIPKNSQVQVNIWAIGRDPTIWKDPLEFRPERFMQSSLDFKGKHFEFLPFGTGRRICPGLPMAAKQVPLVLASLIKFFDWTLPHGTEHSKLDMTEKLGITLQKAQPLFLIPKVRK; via the exons ATGTGCCGCAAACTCGTGGCTCTTACAGACTTAACTGAAGGAATCAACAATCCTCTCCTTCCCTTCTATGTTTCCCTGttcatcctcctcttcatccATAACCAATTCAAGGCTCGACCGCAAGTTAAGTTGCCGGCGCTGCCTCTTCCACCGGGACCCCGTCCATGGCCAATCCTTGGCAACATGATGCAGCTAGGGGAGATGCCTCATGTAACTTTATCGGAATTAGCCAAAGTATATGGCCCTCTCATATCCTTGAAGCTCGGCACTCAGCTTGTGATCGTGGGGTCATCACCGGCTGTTGCCAAGGAAATTCTTAAAGAGAAGGATCATTTGCTGTCCGCTCGATATGTCCCTCATGTAATGCCAGCTGAGAGATCGAAGCTCAGTTACATATCGCTCGGATGGTCTCCGGAATGCGGGATTGGGTGGAAGTATTTGCGAACTATATGCCAAACGGAGCTTTTCTCGAGGAACGCCATAGAGTCTCGGGCACTAGTTCGAGAGAAAAAGGTCATGGAGATGGTGGAACTGATCAGCTCGAGAGAAGGCGACGTGGTGAATATTGGAGAAGTTGTTTTTGCAACTGTTCTCAATATGCTGAGCAACATTCTTGTCTCGAAAGACTTCATAGAGTTTAAGAACGGGTCGGTCGACGGAGAGATGAAAAATCTTGTCGGGCAGATGATGGAGGTGTCTGCTAAGCCGAACATATCGGATCTTTATCCGATCTTAAGCAGATTGGATCTCCAGGGTCTGCAGAGGAAATCAAAGGAGCTGACAGTGAAGATGAACGAAATGTGGACAGCCATTATTGAAGAACGGCGATATCGGAAAGGAAAAGAGGGCgatgaagcagcagcagcacaaTCAGACTTCTTGGACATTCTCATTGAAAACGACTTCACTGATGAAACAATCAATCAACTGTACATG GAGCTTTTCACTGCTGGAACAGACACTAGTAGCACAACAGTTGAATGGGCAATGGCAGAGCTGATAAAAAACCCAGAGTCCATGGACAAAGTTCGAGGAGAAGTTGCAAAAGAAATCAGCCAAGACAAACCAAAAGAATCCGACCTATCCAAACTTAAGTACACAGAAGCTTGTGTCAAAGAGACACTGAGGCTGCACCCACCAGCGCCATTGCTCCTGCCTCATCGTGCTCCTCGAGCATGCAGTATGATGAATTACTTCATCCCTAAGAACTCTCAAGTACAAGTCAACATATGGGCGATTGGGAGAGACCCCACTATTTGGAAAGATCCATTAGAGTTCAGACCTGAACGGTTCATGCAATCATCCTTGGACTTCAAAGGCAAACATTTCGAGTTTTTACCTTTTGGCACTGGAAGAAGAATATGCCCCGGACTGCCAATGGCCGCTAAGCAAGTTCCCTTAGTTCTCGCTTCCCTGATTAAGTTCTTTGATTGGACACTTCCCCATGGAACTGAACATAGCAAGTTAGATATGACGGAAAAATTAGGCATCACTTTGCAGAAAGCACAGCCTCTGTTCCTCATTCCAAAAGTTAGAAAATGA